In a single window of the Biomphalaria glabrata chromosome 5, xgBioGlab47.1, whole genome shotgun sequence genome:
- the LOC106059422 gene encoding histidine-rich glycoprotein-like isoform X4, which produces MKILAVVVIAFLSFVASQDVQHPGNNNVVHNHHSDVVTPADKRQVHQTHTPHLHHEGHTTNAPAKRQEHTPHPNPTHHPVVERQEHTLHPHPTHHPLVERQEHIPHPTHHPVVERQEHTPHPTHHPVQRQEHIPHPTHHPVQRQEHIPHPTHHPVQRQEHTPHPTHHPVVERQEHTPHPTHHPVQRQEHIPHPTHHPVVERQEHIPHPTHHPAQRQEHTPHPTHHPVVERQEHIPHPTHHPVVERQEHTPHPHPTHHPVVERQEHTPHPTHHPVVERQEHTPHPHPTHHPVVERQEHTPHPHPTHHPVVERQEHTPHPHPTHHPVVERQEHTPHPHPTHHPVVERQEHTPHPHPTHHPVVERQEHTPHPTHHPVVERQEHTPHPHPTHHPVVERQEHTPHPHPTHHPVQRQEHTPHPTHHPIV; this is translated from the exons ATGAAGATTCTGGCTGTGGTAGTGATAGCGTTTCTGAGTTTTGTCGCATCACAAG ACGTACAGCACCCAGGAAATAATAATGTAGTCCATAATCATCATAGTGATGTTGTAACTCCTGCCGATAAGAGACAAGTTCATCAGACACATACGCCACATCTACACCATGAGGGCCATACTACTAATGCACCAGCCAAACGACAAGAGCATACCCCACATCCAA ATCCAACTCACCACCCAGTAGTAGAACGTCAAGAGCATACCCTACATCCACATCCAACTCACCACCCATTAGTAGAACGTCAAGAGCATATCCCACATCCAACTCACCACCCAGTAGTAGAACGTCAAGAGCATACCCCACATCCAACTCACCACCCAGTTCAACGTCAAGAGCATATTCCACATCCAACTCACCATCCAGTTCAACGTCAAGAGCATATTCCACATCCAACTCACCACCCAGTTCAACGTCAAGAGCATACCCCACATCCAACTCACCACCCAGTAGTAGAACGTCAAGAGCATACCCCACATCCAACTCACCACCCAGTTCAACGTCAAGAGCATATTCCACATCCAACTCACCACCCAGTAGTAGAACGTCAAGAGCATATTCCACATCCAACTCACCACCCAGCTCAACGTCAAGAGCATACCCCACATCCAACTCACCACCCAGTAGTAGAACGTCAAGAGCATATCCCACATCCAACTCACCACCCAGTAGTAGAACGTCAAGAGCATACCCCACATCCACATCCAACTCACCACCCAGTAGTAGAACGTCAAGAGCATACCCCACATCCAACTCACCACCCAGTAGTAGAACGTCAAGAGCATACCCCACATCCACATCCAACTCACCACCCAGTAGTAGAACGTCAAGAGCATACCCCACATCCACACCCAACTCACCACCCAGTAGTAGAACGTCAAGAGCATACCCCACATCCACATCCAACTCACCACCCAGTAGTAGAACGTCAAGAGCATACCCCACATCCACATCCAACTCACCACCCAGTAGTAGAACGTCAAGAGCATACCCCACATCCACACCCAACTCACCACCCAGTAGTAGAACGTCAAGAGCATACCCCACATCCAACTCACCACCCAGTAGTAGAACGTCAAGAGCATACCCCACATCCACACCCAACTCACCACCCAGTAGTAGAACGTCAAGAGCATACCCCACACCCACATCCAACTCACCACCCAGTCCAACGCCAAGAACATACCCCACATCCAACTCACCACCCAATAGTCTAA
- the LOC106059422 gene encoding histidine-rich glycoprotein-like isoform X3, with the protein MKILAVVVIAFLSFVASQDVQHPGNNNVVHNHHSDVVTPADKRQVHQTHTPHLHHEGHTTNAPAKRQEHTPHPTHHPVQRQEHIPHPTHHPAQRQEHTPHPTHHSVQRQEHTPHPHPTHHPVVERQEHTLHPHPTHHPLVERQEHIPHPTHHPVVERQEHTPHPNPTHHPVQRQEHTPHPTHHPVVERQEHTPHPTHHPVQRQEHIPHPTHHPVVERQEHIPHPTHHPAQRQEHTPHPTHHPVVERQEHIPHPTHHPVVERQEHTPHPHPTHHPVVERQEHTPHPTHHPVVERQEHTPHPHPTHHPVVERQEHTPHPHPTHHPVVERQEHTPHPHPTHHPVVERQEHTPHPHPTHHPVVERQEHTPHPHPTHHPVVERQEHTPHPTHHPVVERQEHTPHPHPTHHPVVERQEHTPHPHPTHHPVQRQEHTPHPTHHPIV; encoded by the exons ATGAAGATTCTGGCTGTGGTAGTGATAGCGTTTCTGAGTTTTGTCGCATCACAAG ACGTACAGCACCCAGGAAATAATAATGTAGTCCATAATCATCATAGTGATGTTGTAACTCCTGCCGATAAGAGACAAGTTCATCAGACACATACGCCACATCTACACCATGAGGGCCATACTACTAATGCACCAGCCAAACGACAAGAGCATACCCCACATCCAACTCACCACCCAGTTCAACGTCAAGAGCATATTCCACATCCAACTCACCACCCAGCTCAACGTCAAGAGCATACCCCACATCCAACTCACCACTCAGTTCAACGTCAAGAGCATACCCCACATCCACATCCAACTCACCACCCAGTAGTAGAACGTCAAGAGCATACCCTACATCCACATCCAACTCACCACCCATTAGTAGAACGTCAAGAGCATATCCCACATCCAACTCACCACCCAGTAGTAGAACGTCAAGAGCATACCCCACATCCAA ATCCAACTCACCACCCAGTTCAACGTCAAGAGCATACCCCACATCCAACTCACCACCCAGTAGTAGAACGTCAAGAGCATACCCCACATCCAACTCACCACCCAGTTCAACGTCAAGAGCATATTCCACATCCAACTCACCACCCAGTAGTAGAACGTCAAGAGCATATTCCACATCCAACTCACCACCCAGCTCAACGTCAAGAGCATACCCCACATCCAACTCACCACCCAGTAGTAGAACGTCAAGAGCATATCCCACATCCAACTCACCACCCAGTAGTAGAACGTCAAGAGCATACCCCACATCCACATCCAACTCACCACCCAGTAGTAGAACGTCAAGAGCATACCCCACATCCAACTCACCACCCAGTAGTAGAACGTCAAGAGCATACCCCACATCCACATCCAACTCACCACCCAGTAGTAGAACGTCAAGAGCATACCCCACATCCACACCCAACTCACCACCCAGTAGTAGAACGTCAAGAGCATACCCCACATCCACATCCAACTCACCACCCAGTAGTAGAACGTCAAGAGCATACCCCACATCCACATCCAACTCACCACCCAGTAGTAGAACGTCAAGAGCATACCCCACATCCACACCCAACTCACCACCCAGTAGTAGAACGTCAAGAGCATACCCCACATCCAACTCACCACCCAGTAGTAGAACGTCAAGAGCATACCCCACATCCACACCCAACTCACCACCCAGTAGTAGAACGTCAAGAGCATACCCCACACCCACATCCAACTCACCACCCAGTCCAACGCCAAGAACATACCCCACATCCAACTCACCACCCAATAGTCTAA
- the LOC106059422 gene encoding histidine-rich glycoprotein-like isoform X2 translates to MKILAVVVIAFLSFVASQDVQHPGNNNVVHNHHSDVVTPADKRQVHQTHTPHLHHEGHTTNAPAKRQEHTPHPTHHPVQRQEHIPHPTHHPAQRQEHTPHPTHHSVQRQEHTPHPHPTHHPVVERQEHTLHPHPTHHPLVERQEHIPHPTHHPVVERQEHTPHPTHHPVQRQEHIPHPTHHPVQRQEHIPHPTHHPVQRQEHTPHPTHHPVVERQEHTPHPNPTHHPVVERQEHIPHPTHHPAQRQEHTPHPTHHPVVERQEHIPHPTHHPVVERQEHTPHPHPTHHPVVERQEHTPHPTHHPVVERQEHTPHPHPTHHPVVERQEHTPHPHPTHHPVVERQEHTPHPHPTHHPVVERQEHTPHPHPTHHPVVERQEHTPHPHPTHHPVVERQEHTPHPTHHPVVERQEHTPHPHPTHHPVVERQEHTPHPHPTHHPVQRQEHTPHPTHHPIV, encoded by the exons ATGAAGATTCTGGCTGTGGTAGTGATAGCGTTTCTGAGTTTTGTCGCATCACAAG ACGTACAGCACCCAGGAAATAATAATGTAGTCCATAATCATCATAGTGATGTTGTAACTCCTGCCGATAAGAGACAAGTTCATCAGACACATACGCCACATCTACACCATGAGGGCCATACTACTAATGCACCAGCCAAACGACAAGAGCATACCCCACATCCAACTCACCACCCAGTTCAACGTCAAGAGCATATTCCACATCCAACTCACCACCCAGCTCAACGTCAAGAGCATACCCCACATCCAACTCACCACTCAGTTCAACGTCAAGAGCATACCCCACATCCACATCCAACTCACCACCCAGTAGTAGAACGTCAAGAGCATACCCTACATCCACATCCAACTCACCACCCATTAGTAGAACGTCAAGAGCATATCCCACATCCAACTCACCACCCAGTAGTAGAACGTCAAGAGCATACCCCACATCCAACTCACCACCCAGTTCAACGTCAAGAGCATATTCCACATCCAACTCACCATCCAGTTCAACGTCAAGAGCATATTCCACATCCAACTCACCACCCAGTTCAACGTCAAGAGCATACCCCACATCCAACTCACCACCCAGTAGTAGAACGTCAAGAGCATACCCCACATCCAA ATCCAACTCACCACCCAGTAGTAGAACGTCAAGAGCATATTCCACATCCAACTCACCACCCAGCTCAACGTCAAGAGCATACCCCACATCCAACTCACCACCCAGTAGTAGAACGTCAAGAGCATATCCCACATCCAACTCACCACCCAGTAGTAGAACGTCAAGAGCATACCCCACATCCACATCCAACTCACCACCCAGTAGTAGAACGTCAAGAGCATACCCCACATCCAACTCACCACCCAGTAGTAGAACGTCAAGAGCATACCCCACATCCACATCCAACTCACCACCCAGTAGTAGAACGTCAAGAGCATACCCCACATCCACACCCAACTCACCACCCAGTAGTAGAACGTCAAGAGCATACCCCACATCCACATCCAACTCACCACCCAGTAGTAGAACGTCAAGAGCATACCCCACATCCACATCCAACTCACCACCCAGTAGTAGAACGTCAAGAGCATACCCCACATCCACACCCAACTCACCACCCAGTAGTAGAACGTCAAGAGCATACCCCACATCCAACTCACCACCCAGTAGTAGAACGTCAAGAGCATACCCCACATCCACACCCAACTCACCACCCAGTAGTAGAACGTCAAGAGCATACCCCACACCCACATCCAACTCACCACCCAGTCCAACGCCAAGAACATACCCCACATCCAACTCACCACCCAATAGTCTAA
- the LOC106059422 gene encoding histidine-rich glycoprotein-like isoform X1, with amino-acid sequence MKILAVVVIAFLSFVASQDVQHPGNNNVVHNHHSDVVTPADKRQVHQTHTPHLHHEGHTTNAPAKRQEHTPHPTHHPVQRQEHIPHPTHHPAQRQEHTPHPTHHSVQRQEHTPHPHPTHHPVVERQEHTLHPHPTHHPLVERQEHIPHPTHHPVVERQEHTPHPTHHPVQRQEHIPHPTHHPVQRQEHIPHPTHHPVQRQEHTPHPTHHPVVERQEHTPHPTHHPVQRQEHIPHPTHHPVVERQEHIPHPTHHPAQRQEHTPHPTHHPVVERQEHIPHPTHHPVVERQEHTPHPHPTHHPVVERQEHTPHPTHHPVVERQEHTPHPHPTHHPVVERQEHTPHPHPTHHPVVERQEHTPHPHPTHHPVVERQEHTPHPHPTHHPVVERQEHTPHPHPTHHPVVERQEHTPHPTHHPVVERQEHTPHPHPTHHPVVERQEHTPHPHPTHHPVQRQEHTPHPTHHPIV; translated from the exons ATGAAGATTCTGGCTGTGGTAGTGATAGCGTTTCTGAGTTTTGTCGCATCACAAG ACGTACAGCACCCAGGAAATAATAATGTAGTCCATAATCATCATAGTGATGTTGTAACTCCTGCCGATAAGAGACAAGTTCATCAGACACATACGCCACATCTACACCATGAGGGCCATACTACTAATGCACCAGCCAAACGACAAGAGCATACCCCACATCCAACTCACCACCCAGTTCAACGTCAAGAGCATATTCCACATCCAACTCACCACCCAGCTCAACGTCAAGAGCATACCCCACATCCAACTCACCACTCAGTTCAACGTCAAGAGCATACCCCACATCCACATCCAACTCACCACCCAGTAGTAGAACGTCAAGAGCATACCCTACATCCACATCCAACTCACCACCCATTAGTAGAACGTCAAGAGCATATCCCACATCCAACTCACCACCCAGTAGTAGAACGTCAAGAGCATACCCCACATCCAACTCACCACCCAGTTCAACGTCAAGAGCATATTCCACATCCAACTCACCATCCAGTTCAACGTCAAGAGCATATTCCACATCCAACTCACCACCCAGTTCAACGTCAAGAGCATACCCCACATCCAACTCACCACCCAGTAGTAGAACGTCAAGAGCATACCCCACATCCAACTCACCACCCAGTTCAACGTCAAGAGCATATTCCACATCCAACTCACCACCCAGTAGTAGAACGTCAAGAGCATATTCCACATCCAACTCACCACCCAGCTCAACGTCAAGAGCATACCCCACATCCAACTCACCACCCAGTAGTAGAACGTCAAGAGCATATCCCACATCCAACTCACCACCCAGTAGTAGAACGTCAAGAGCATACCCCACATCCACATCCAACTCACCACCCAGTAGTAGAACGTCAAGAGCATACCCCACATCCAACTCACCACCCAGTAGTAGAACGTCAAGAGCATACCCCACATCCACATCCAACTCACCACCCAGTAGTAGAACGTCAAGAGCATACCCCACATCCACACCCAACTCACCACCCAGTAGTAGAACGTCAAGAGCATACCCCACATCCACATCCAACTCACCACCCAGTAGTAGAACGTCAAGAGCATACCCCACATCCACATCCAACTCACCACCCAGTAGTAGAACGTCAAGAGCATACCCCACATCCACACCCAACTCACCACCCAGTAGTAGAACGTCAAGAGCATACCCCACATCCAACTCACCACCCAGTAGTAGAACGTCAAGAGCATACCCCACATCCACACCCAACTCACCACCCAGTAGTAGAACGTCAAGAGCATACCCCACACCCACATCCAACTCACCACCCAGTCCAACGCCAAGAACATACCCCACATCCAACTCACCACCCAATAGTCTAA